The genomic window GGTCAGCAGGCGGTAGCCGTCCAGGGACGGGACTGGAATCAGGTTAAAAATACCGATCGAAAGGCTGATTAAGCCAAGCATCTTCAGAATGTAGATATTCAGAAAAATTCCAAGGAGGATGGAACCAATACCCAACAGAAGATTGCCTGCCGGCCCACTGGCGAAATATAGTACCTGGGCAGGCCTCCGAACCGCATTCAAGTCTTCTGCATCTGCCAACACACCGCCATAGAAGGGGAAAAGACCAAGGGAAAAACAGCCGCGCTGGTAAAT from Candidatus Diapherotrites archaeon includes these protein-coding regions:
- a CDS encoding M50 family metallopeptidase: MINLTIISALLLSIIWHEACHALALLAVGVKVRVIQIGTPVIYQRGCFSLGLFPFYGGVLADAEDLNAVRRPAQVLYFASGPAGNLLLGIGSILLGIFLNIYILKMLGLISLSIGIFNLIPVPSLDGYRLLTISFRVPYRIQVI